The proteins below come from a single Candidatus Omnitrophota bacterium genomic window:
- a CDS encoding spermine synthase yields MSYILTLSIIVVGLSGIVAQITLLRELLVSFYGNELTLGVILANWVISEAAGVYIIGGFIDRAKNKINVFIILQIAFASMLGLSVYLSRTLKPILGIPFGEAIGLPMIFYSSFLIMLPVGFCHGALFSCACKIYSSYIKESAHSIGKAYTLETIGTIIGGVAVTYFFIPYFNSFQTVTIIAVFNLILCLLFFKNIPKMFKYVVLFLIFLMIYLSSSGALNKIQDYAIKKQWNTQDVLDYRNSVYGNVVVVKKEQQHTFFYNGLPIITTPYPDIAFVQDFGNIPLLFHPQPREVLILSAGAGGLINEIRKHPVIKIDYAELDPLIIDMLKKYPSDLTKRELQDERVKVINQDARFFVKNTFNRYDIVLIGLSGPADLSTGRFFTQEFFGLIKKRLNAGGILVFCLPGSLAYLSSELRDLNACILNALKKAYPYIRIIPGDYNMFLASDSTDIMAIDSRIITQRIKRGNIKTDMLVPAYLDYRLDKEHLEWFIRSLMGATRKINRDFMPFAVFQISVLWNKQFSPIFAYILQSLGNLNFKVILLLIFAITLMLFFIFCRKPKLNIAYSMATTGFFGMLINLTLIFTFQVVYGYLYHKIGLLTGIFMAGITLGSIFMTSHIGKIKDSLSLFIKLEAAIVLFSYLSAWIITGFFNYTKFSLMLFIIMFFISGLLVGLEFPLANKMYLKDKTQVGSTSGLLYFSDLMGGWLAGIVGAAILLPVLGLFGACMIIIFLKLSSLLLLAIFSKRLPPLDKPLY; encoded by the coding sequence ATGAGTTATATACTTACGTTATCTATTATCGTGGTAGGGCTAAGCGGGATAGTAGCGCAGATTACGCTTTTACGGGAATTATTGGTGAGTTTCTATGGTAATGAGCTGACCTTAGGGGTGATCTTAGCCAATTGGGTTATTTCTGAAGCAGCCGGCGTTTATATTATCGGAGGATTTATTGACAGGGCTAAAAATAAAATAAATGTATTTATCATCCTGCAGATAGCCTTTGCCTCTATGCTGGGGTTATCCGTGTATTTATCACGCACCTTAAAGCCGATATTGGGAATTCCTTTTGGGGAAGCGATAGGGTTACCTATGATATTTTATTCTTCGTTTTTGATAATGTTGCCCGTAGGTTTTTGCCACGGCGCATTATTCAGTTGCGCTTGTAAGATATATTCTTCGTATATAAAAGAATCAGCTCATTCTATAGGCAAAGCGTATACCTTAGAGACAATCGGCACGATTATCGGTGGCGTAGCTGTTACTTATTTTTTCATACCATATTTTAATTCTTTCCAGACAGTAACTATTATAGCTGTGTTTAATCTTATTCTTTGCCTCCTCTTCTTTAAAAATATCCCAAAAATGTTCAAATATGTTGTCTTATTCTTGATTTTCTTAATGATATATCTATCCTCAAGCGGCGCTTTAAATAAAATACAAGATTACGCTATTAAAAAACAATGGAATACGCAGGATGTTTTGGATTACCGTAATTCTGTTTATGGTAATGTCGTAGTCGTTAAAAAAGAACAGCAGCATACCTTTTTTTATAACGGCCTGCCTATAATCACTACGCCCTACCCGGATATCGCCTTTGTGCAGGATTTCGGAAATATCCCTTTGTTATTCCATCCCCAGCCAAGGGAGGTCCTTATTTTAAGCGCCGGCGCCGGCGGGTTAATAAACGAAATCCGGAAACACCCCGTTATAAAAATTGATTATGCAGAGCTTGACCCGTTGATTATAGATATGCTGAAAAAATATCCCTCTGATTTGACTAAAAGAGAGCTCCAAGATGAAAGGGTAAAGGTAATAAATCAAGACGCCAGGTTCTTTGTTAAGAATACCTTTAATCGCTATGATATTGTGTTGATTGGTTTATCCGGGCCCGCCGATTTATCAACCGGCCGTTTTTTCACCCAGGAGTTTTTCGGGCTGATTAAAAAAAGATTAAATGCCGGAGGAATCCTGGTATTCTGTCTGCCGGGCTCTTTAGCTTATCTAAGCAGCGAATTGCGAGACCTTAATGCCTGCATATTAAACGCCTTAAAAAAAGCATACCCTTATATACGCATTATTCCGGGAGATTATAATATGTTTCTGGCGTCCGATTCCACTGATATCATGGCTATAGATTCTAGAATAATCACGCAAAGAATAAAGCGGGGTAATATTAAAACCGATATGCTGGTACCCGCGTATCTTGATTACAGATTAGATAAGGAACACCTGGAATGGTTTATCCGTTCCTTGATGGGCGCTACCAGAAAAATCAACCGGGATTTTATGCCTTTTGCGGTATTTCAGATTTCAGTCCTTTGGAACAAACAATTTTCTCCGATTTTTGCATATATTCTACAAAGTTTGGGAAATTTAAATTTTAAAGTTATCCTGCTGTTAATTTTTGCGATAACTTTGATGTTATTTTTTATATTTTGCCGTAAGCCTAAATTAAATATTGCTTATAGTATGGCTACTACCGGTTTTTTTGGTATGCTCATAAATCTAACCCTTATATTCACCTTTCAGGTAGTTTACGGTTACCTTTACCATAAGATAGGCCTGCTTACGGGTATATTTATGGCCGGGATTACCCTGGGAAGTATTTTTATGACATCTCACATCGGGAAGATTAAAGATAGCTTGAGCCTATTCATTAAGTTAGAAGCCGCAATAGTTCTATTCTCTTATCTTAGCGCCTGGATAATTACCGGATTTTTTAACTATACGAAATTTTCATTAATGCTATTTATCATCATGTTTTTTATTTCGGGCTTACTCGTGGGCCTTGAGTTTCCGCTGGCTAATAAGATGTATCTAAAAGATAAAACACAGGTAGGTTCTACTTCGGGATTGCTTTATTTTTCTGACCTCATGGGAGGCTGGTTAGCCGGGATTGTCGGCGCAGCCATACTTTTACCTGTCTTAGGTTTATTCGGCGCTTGTATGATAATCATATTCTTAAAATTGAGCAGTTTGCTATTATTAGCAATTTTTTCTAAAAGATTGCCCCCGTTAGATAAGCCGCTATATTAA
- a CDS encoding O-antigen ligase family protein, producing the protein MTWEKSRIVDICDKVALSSLYAIALLFPVSKAAIEVFSTLAILCYIVKKITQRKGISVTPLNLAILTYLAICFISIFISSNPKISTRTFFGKTIQDILFFFVLVDTLNNEKRLKNFIYIFFFSSAVLGIDGIYQNFTRKDFIRHRPTIFVDRIYATFPTPNDFGCYLNAIIPFLITVFFARSRAKTARFFLSGLFALLFICLILTVSRGAWFGFMASALFIGVWIYPVGIFLLLLGLFIIVTQPFYPTLIKNRLNNFLLVFDITLLGDVGSIERKIFWQAGWKMFMYNPWIGLGLGTFMFNFKRFVVESYQYGPSYAHNCYLQILSEIGIIGLVSFLAILVLFFYNGIKTVIEQQKTFSWYILLASLAALLGYSVQMAVDTIFYSLDLGLLFWILLGLGAAAMNNIKLETDTKIG; encoded by the coding sequence ATGACTTGGGAAAAATCAAGAATAGTTGATATTTGCGATAAAGTAGCCTTATCCTCATTATATGCCATAGCTCTTCTTTTTCCTGTTTCTAAGGCTGCAATTGAGGTATTCAGTACTTTAGCTATTCTATGCTATATAGTCAAAAAAATTACCCAACGCAAAGGTATTTCTGTAACTCCCCTTAATTTAGCCATTCTTACGTATTTAGCTATCTGTTTTATTTCAATTTTTATCAGCTCCAATCCCAAGATAAGCACCAGGACGTTCTTCGGTAAAACTATTCAGGATATATTATTCTTTTTCGTGCTTGTGGATACCCTGAATAACGAAAAAAGACTGAAGAATTTTATTTATATTTTCTTTTTTTCTTCAGCAGTCCTGGGGATCGACGGGATATATCAGAATTTCACCCGCAAGGATTTTATACGCCACCGCCCTACCATCTTTGTAGACAGAATCTATGCAACCTTCCCTACTCCTAACGATTTTGGTTGTTATTTAAACGCTATAATCCCATTTTTAATCACTGTTTTTTTTGCTAGATCCCGCGCTAAAACAGCCAGGTTTTTTCTATCAGGATTATTTGCCCTGCTTTTTATCTGCTTGATATTGACGGTTTCCCGGGGGGCGTGGTTCGGTTTTATGGCCTCGGCACTATTCATCGGCGTCTGGATTTATCCTGTGGGCATATTTCTTTTGCTCCTGGGCCTTTTTATAATTGTAACACAGCCGTTTTACCCTACTTTAATAAAAAACCGCTTGAATAATTTTCTTCTCGTTTTTGATATTACCCTTTTAGGCGATGTCGGCAGTATAGAAAGAAAAATTTTCTGGCAGGCAGGATGGAAGATGTTTATGTACAACCCCTGGATAGGATTAGGGTTAGGGACATTCATGTTTAATTTTAAGAGGTTTGTAGTAGAGAGTTATCAATACGGGCCGTCTTACGCCCACAATTGTTATCTGCAGATACTTTCGGAGATAGGGATAATAGGGCTCGTTTCGTTTTTGGCTATCTTAGTATTATTTTTCTATAATGGGATTAAAACAGTGATTGAACAGCAAAAAACATTTTCCTGGTATATTTTATTGGCCAGCCTTGCTGCGCTACTGGGGTATTCCGTGCAGATGGCCGTAGATACAATTTTTTATTCCCTTGATTTAGGATTATTGTTCTGGATACTGCTCGGCTTAGGGGCTGCGGCAATGAATAATATTAAGCTAGAAACTGACACAAAGATAGGATAA
- a CDS encoding radical SAM protein, with protein MADIILFRPKISKGEARSLSPRLPLGLLFICQILLKNNYKVKIIDEETNLHWLDDLDRELNDSTVCVGISSMTGNQILGGLRFAKIIKGRSGIPIVWGGLHASILPEETVRDDLVDIVVRGEGEESFLKIVTALRRGSTLSDIPNVWWKENGKIYSNPKDRFIDLNSVSSLPYHLLDCETYIRAKRSSHPNCKRIFDLHTDRGCPHRCGFCYNINVNQCKWRGLAAFSIVEQIEYLAKKFSLDGINFVGDNLFVDRKRVVDICTEIIRRGIRIAWHADCRIDYFAKYEDSFIALLKKSGCNVLTFGIESGSPRILDLIHKDIKLDEVFRVNEKLRKYGLGVSYHFMAGFPEETKEDLLQTYKVMLKLYEQYPRANFLGPSVYTPYPGTPLYYKCIEMGFKAPQTLESWARFDWDEKTCLPFIDAKYAKWLMKSVNVVKSTNMAKRVPGLQWTGFWFKFRTKIIVKFNIIGPQPEEYLIHFVKIAVTIAKKILKAK; from the coding sequence ATGGCAGATATAATTTTATTCCGGCCCAAGATTTCTAAAGGAGAAGCCAGGTCATTAAGCCCGAGGCTCCCCTTGGGATTATTATTTATCTGCCAGATTTTGCTGAAAAATAATTACAAGGTTAAGATTATAGACGAAGAAACCAATCTTCACTGGCTTGATGATCTAGACAGGGAACTTAATGATTCTACTGTTTGCGTAGGTATCTCATCAATGACGGGTAATCAAATTTTAGGAGGGCTAAGATTTGCCAAAATTATCAAGGGTAGATCTGGCATACCGATAGTCTGGGGAGGCCTGCATGCAAGCATACTTCCGGAAGAAACAGTCAGGGATGACCTGGTTGATATTGTAGTCAGAGGCGAGGGAGAGGAATCTTTTTTAAAGATAGTCACCGCTTTAAGGCGCGGTAGCACTCTTTCAGATATCCCGAATGTCTGGTGGAAAGAAAACGGCAAAATCTATTCTAATCCGAAGGATCGGTTCATCGACCTAAATAGTGTTTCTTCGCTACCGTATCATTTATTGGATTGCGAGACATATATTAGAGCTAAACGCAGTTCTCACCCGAATTGTAAACGCATCTTTGACTTGCATACAGATAGAGGTTGTCCCCACAGGTGTGGATTTTGCTATAATATTAACGTCAATCAATGCAAATGGAGAGGCCTTGCAGCTTTCAGCATAGTTGAGCAGATTGAATATCTCGCCAAAAAATTCTCCTTAGACGGCATTAATTTTGTCGGGGACAATTTATTCGTAGATAGAAAAAGGGTTGTTGACATTTGTACTGAGATCATCAGAAGAGGCATCAGGATTGCCTGGCATGCCGATTGCAGAATAGATTATTTTGCCAAATATGAAGATTCCTTCATAGCTTTATTAAAAAAAAGCGGTTGTAATGTTTTAACTTTTGGCATTGAAAGCGGATCACCCAGAATTTTAGACTTAATACACAAAGATATTAAATTGGATGAAGTCTTCAGGGTAAATGAAAAATTAAGAAAATACGGCTTGGGTGTTAGCTATCACTTTATGGCCGGTTTTCCTGAAGAGACTAAAGAAGATTTGCTCCAGACCTATAAGGTTATGTTAAAATTATACGAACAATACCCCAGGGCTAATTTTTTGGGGCCGTCTGTATATACACCATATCCAGGTACGCCTTTATATTATAAGTGTATTGAAATGGGATTTAAAGCCCCCCAGACACTTGAAAGCTGGGCAAGATTTGACTGGGACGAAAAAACATGCTTACCATTCATAGATGCCAAATATGCAAAATGGTTGATGAAAAGCGTTAATGTAGTAAAAAGCACCAATATGGCCAAACGGGTACCGGGTTTACAATGGACGGGATTTTGGTTTAAATTTAGGACAAAAATAATCGTTAAGTTTAATATCATTGGACCGCAACCCGAAGAGTATCTTATCCATTTTGTTAAAATCGCAGTCACCATCGCTAAAAAAATATTGAAAGCAAAATAG
- a CDS encoding glycosyltransferase, translating into MKRIKILRIIARLNIGGPAINTVILTEGLDKTKFDSLLVYGSVSKNEGDMSYYASQKHIKLIFIPELKRELSFFCDLQAFKKIYNIIKIEQPDIIHTHTAKAGTLGRLAGISYNLLHLLKKKQIKFIHTFHGHIFEGYFNKVQTRVFIFIERFLAVFSSRIITVSDSVKNELLALHICRKDKIEVIPLGLELDKFLEIPIRDNIVSNIGIVGRLVPIKNHRLFLETIALVIASNPMTQLKFKIIGDGELKKDLEAYACRLNVNSRVAFLGWQRDLVNVYNGLDIVVLTSLNEGTPVSLIEAMASGKTVVATDAGGVKDLLGDNAHLADNSKDNFGVLERGILVKLPDPITFAAALTFISQDHALRRDIGIRARDFVKTKFARERLIRDTQNLYDSLFA; encoded by the coding sequence ATGAAAAGAATAAAAATATTGAGAATTATTGCCAGGCTTAATATCGGCGGCCCCGCTATCAATACGGTTATTCTGACAGAGGGTTTGGATAAAACGAAATTTGATTCTTTACTCGTTTACGGCAGCGTAAGTAAAAATGAGGGTGATATGTCTTATTACGCGTCCCAGAAACATATAAAGCTTATTTTTATCCCCGAATTAAAAAGGGAATTGAGTTTTTTCTGCGATCTGCAGGCATTTAAGAAAATATACAATATTATAAAAATCGAACAGCCCGATATAATTCATACGCATACGGCTAAAGCCGGTACCCTCGGCAGATTAGCCGGGATATCCTATAATTTACTTCATCTTTTAAAAAAGAAACAAATTAAATTTATCCATACCTTTCACGGGCATATCTTTGAAGGGTATTTCAATAAAGTTCAAACCAGGGTATTTATTTTTATCGAACGGTTCTTGGCCGTATTCAGCTCTAGGATTATAACTGTAAGCGATTCCGTTAAAAACGAACTGCTTGCCCTGCACATCTGCAGAAAAGATAAAATTGAAGTTATTCCCTTAGGTCTTGAATTAGACAAATTTTTAGAGATACCCATCAGGGATAATATTGTTTCGAATATTGGTATTGTAGGCAGGCTTGTGCCGATTAAGAATCACCGGTTATTTTTAGAGACAATAGCCCTGGTTATCGCCAGTAATCCTATGACGCAGCTAAAATTCAAGATTATCGGAGACGGAGAATTAAAAAAAGATTTAGAAGCTTACGCGTGCAGGCTTAATGTTAATAGCCGGGTAGCCTTTTTGGGCTGGCAGAGAGATTTAGTAAATGTTTATAACGGCCTTGATATTGTTGTTTTGACTTCTTTAAATGAAGGAACACCCGTATCTTTAATTGAGGCTATGGCTTCGGGGAAGACGGTTGTGGCAACAGATGCTGGCGGAGTCAAAGACTTACTGGGAGATAATGCCCACCTTGCAGATAATTCTAAGGATAATTTTGGGGTTTTGGAAAGGGGCATACTGGTTAAGCTGCCAGATCCCATTACTTTTGCTGCCGCCCTAACGTTTATATCGCAGGATCATGCCTTAAGGCGAGATATAGGTATACGCGCCAGGGATTTCGTAAAAACTAAATTTGCCAGAGAGAGATTAATAAGGGATACGCAAAATTTATACGATAGCCTATTCGCTTAA
- a CDS encoding GDP-mannose 4,6-dehydratase, which translates to MKALITGGAGFIGSHLTEALLIGNNEVIALDNLSTGRYENIEHLLKNRTFEFVEGDILDANLVDKLVEKIDCVFHLAAAVGVDLIVKKPLESLTTNIKGSEVVLDAALRYRKKILIASTSEIYGKNVNGPLKENDDRILGSPLKARWSYSTAKAVDEMLAYIYWREKKLPAFIVRLFNTVGPRQTGAYGMVMPRFISQALKNEPITVYGMGNQSRCFLHVKDTVRALTKLINEPKAIGEVFNIGSQEEVTIEQLAREIIKITQSNSKIEYIPYEKAYEEGFEDMQRRVPDITKINKLIGFKPTYALSGIIKDIVSYLKNKSPA; encoded by the coding sequence ATGAAGGCATTGATCACGGGTGGCGCGGGATTTATCGGTTCGCATTTAACTGAAGCATTACTTATCGGCAACAATGAGGTTATTGCTTTAGACAATCTTTCTACTGGAAGATACGAAAACATCGAGCACCTGTTGAAGAATAGAACTTTTGAATTTGTCGAAGGGGATATTTTAGATGCGAATCTGGTAGATAAATTAGTCGAGAAAATAGACTGTGTTTTTCATTTGGCTGCGGCAGTCGGAGTTGATTTAATAGTAAAAAAGCCGCTGGAGTCATTGACTACTAATATTAAGGGGAGCGAGGTTGTGCTGGATGCAGCGCTTAGGTATCGCAAAAAAATTCTGATTGCCTCTACCTCTGAAATATACGGCAAGAATGTTAACGGGCCGCTAAAGGAAAATGACGATAGAATTTTAGGTTCTCCTTTAAAGGCCCGCTGGAGCTATTCTACAGCTAAGGCAGTTGATGAAATGTTAGCGTATATTTATTGGCGGGAAAAGAAGTTGCCCGCGTTCATAGTGCGCCTTTTTAATACTGTCGGGCCCCGCCAGACCGGTGCTTATGGTATGGTTATGCCGCGTTTTATCTCGCAGGCATTAAAAAACGAGCCCATTACCGTGTATGGCATGGGTAACCAATCCAGGTGTTTCTTGCACGTTAAAGACACAGTTAGGGCACTGACTAAACTGATAAATGAACCGAAAGCAATAGGTGAAGTATTCAATATCGGCAGCCAGGAAGAAGTTACCATTGAGCAGTTAGCAAGGGAAATAATCAAAATCACTCAAAGTAATTCAAAAATAGAATATATCCCTTATGAAAAAGCCTATGAGGAAGGTTTTGAGGATATGCAACGCAGAGTTCCCGATATAACCAAAATTAATAAATTGATAGGATTCAAACCCACGTATGCCTTGTCCGGGATAATTAAAGATATCGTCAGTTACTTGAAAAATAAAAGCCCAGCATAA
- a CDS encoding DUF4330 domain-containing protein, giving the protein MKVIDEKGRLFGKINVIDFLVISFLLSLTPIFYFGYKLSTSKQLEQQALQAQQALQAQQALQAQQASQAQQIQNKESLQAQHVPKKSLEVEILCNFIEVPAYLLPYVKAGEKEIGTKGEVLGEIIAVVGKPEPFKYSYNLGNDEYGELKKIWIKDPELKQIAVRLKLKVEVRGADLYYNNQDIKLGSAFLFKTNLYKYKTIPI; this is encoded by the coding sequence ATGAAGGTGATAGATGAAAAAGGCAGATTGTTCGGTAAAATTAATGTAATTGATTTTTTGGTGATTAGCTTCTTATTAAGCTTAACCCCTATCTTTTATTTTGGTTATAAGTTATCTACTTCAAAGCAGCTTGAACAACAAGCGCTACAGGCACAACAAGCGCTACAGGCACAACAAGCGCTACAGGCACAACAAGCATCGCAAGCGCAGCAAATACAGAATAAAGAATCACTACAGGCGCAACATGTACCAAAGAAATCTTTAGAGGTTGAAATTCTTTGCAATTTTATTGAAGTCCCGGCATATCTTTTACCATATGTAAAGGCAGGAGAGAAAGAAATCGGCACAAAAGGCGAAGTGCTGGGAGAAATAATCGCTGTAGTTGGGAAGCCTGAACCATTTAAATATAGTTATAATTTAGGGAATGATGAATATGGAGAATTGAAAAAAATATGGATAAAAGACCCGGAATTAAAACAAATTGCTGTAAGACTTAAGCTTAAGGTAGAGGTTAGGGGCGCCGATTTATATTATAATAATCAAGATATTAAACTTGGCTCAGCGTTTCTTTTTAAAACTAATCTTTATAAATATAAAACTATACCAATATAG
- a CDS encoding DapH/DapD/GlmU-related protein — protein MEEYIGLLFRFWPGYEGMILRRALYKMLFKKIGKKSIIFSNAYLTHTYNISAGNCLAINSGAFIDGRGGIEIGDNVLIGPHVFIGSSNHAVETTNGLPRIFVGHIPKMVKIGSNVWIGAHAVICPGANIGDNSVIGAGSVVVSDIPDSVVACGSPCEVKKTQHKQLKPEGGVV, from the coding sequence ATGGAAGAATATATTGGATTATTATTTCGTTTCTGGCCTGGATACGAAGGTATGATTTTAAGGCGCGCGCTTTACAAAATGTTGTTCAAGAAAATAGGTAAAAAATCGATAATTTTTTCCAATGCATACCTTACTCATACCTATAATATTTCCGCAGGAAATTGCTTAGCCATTAATAGCGGCGCTTTTATTGATGGCCGAGGCGGCATTGAGATAGGCGATAATGTGTTAATCGGCCCGCATGTGTTTATAGGATCTTCAAATCATGCGGTTGAAACAACAAATGGTTTACCGCGGATATTCGTCGGGCATATACCAAAGATGGTAAAAATCGGTTCTAATGTTTGGATTGGCGCGCATGCGGTGATATGCCCCGGAGCAAATATCGGCGACAATTCTGTTATTGGAGCCGGCAGTGTGGTAGTGAGCGATATTCCGGATTCTGTAGTTGCGTGCGGTAGTCCTTGCGAGGTTAAAAAAACACAACATAAACAGTTAAAGCCAGAGGGAGGAGTAGTATGA
- a CDS encoding glycosyltransferase has protein sequence MNKLIVKEYFNKIAPSYDKHRKRYAYYHRTIQRFYSSIIPQGKGILEIGCATGDLLSALMPTRGFGIDISEEMICLAKEKHAELMFQVADISGLRGCDKFDYIVLSNLLDYSDDIIDLFSTLKLYLKPDSKIIITTVNPLWQPIIKLLEILRLKESDKIRNFVTNRDVINMLNLLDYDIIEAGYRLLLPFYIPFFSYLANKIFSRVPGINNLCSLQFIVAKPKIAYKDLSCSIVVPCFNEVENIKECIESIPRLVPNTEIIVVDDGSTDGTAKVVEQLKRSSGHTIKLLSYKPNQGKGIALERGFKECGGDVIIILDADMSVSPVELHRFIEPITRGRAEFINGTRMVYPIEEGAMSFLRFIGNKIFGIILSIMIGQRNTDVLCGTKSLLRSYIPYIKMGRCKWGDFDLLFGASKLKMKIIEMPIHYKARIAGKSKMKLFKDTLYFLKASWRGFNDLD, from the coding sequence ATGAATAAATTAATTGTTAAAGAATATTTTAATAAAATAGCGCCTTCCTATGATAAGCACAGAAAACGGTATGCCTATTATCATAGGACGATTCAGAGATTTTATTCATCCATCATCCCGCAAGGCAAAGGTATATTAGAAATAGGCTGCGCAACCGGAGATTTGTTGAGTGCCCTTATGCCAACCAGGGGGTTTGGCATTGATATAAGCGAAGAGATGATCTGTTTAGCTAAAGAAAAGCATGCCGAGTTAATGTTTCAAGTGGCAGACATTTCCGGACTAAGGGGCTGCGATAAATTTGACTATATAGTTCTGTCTAACTTATTAGATTATTCCGATGATATAATTGACTTATTTTCTACCCTTAAGCTTTATCTTAAGCCAGATTCAAAAATAATCATTACGACGGTAAATCCGCTTTGGCAACCGATAATAAAGCTCTTAGAGATTCTGCGGTTAAAAGAAAGCGATAAAATCAGGAATTTCGTTACTAACCGCGATGTCATAAATATGCTTAATCTTTTGGATTATGATATAATTGAAGCGGGTTATAGGTTGTTATTGCCTTTTTATATCCCTTTTTTTTCTTATCTTGCGAATAAAATATTCAGCCGCGTCCCCGGGATTAATAATTTGTGTAGTTTACAATTTATTGTTGCAAAGCCGAAAATTGCGTATAAAGATCTTTCCTGTTCTATTGTGGTGCCTTGTTTTAATGAAGTCGAAAATATTAAAGAGTGTATAGAGTCGATTCCTCGGTTAGTGCCGAATACCGAAATTATTGTTGTCGATGATGGTTCAACCGATGGCACAGCCAAAGTAGTGGAGCAGCTAAAAAGGTCGTCGGGCCACACGATAAAACTATTATCCTATAAGCCTAATCAAGGAAAAGGGATTGCCTTAGAAAGAGGATTTAAAGAATGTGGCGGGGATGTGATAATTATATTAGATGCGGATATGTCCGTATCTCCGGTCGAGCTACACAGATTTATTGAACCAATCACAAGAGGCAGGGCCGAGTTTATAAACGGTACCCGCATGGTGTATCCAATTGAAGAAGGCGCGATGAGTTTTTTGAGATTTATTGGAAACAAAATATTCGGTATTATTTTAAGTATTATGATTGGGCAGAGAAATACCGACGTACTCTGCGGGACAAAGTCGCTTCTTAGAAGCTATATACCGTATATTAAAATGGGCCGGTGCAAGTGGGGCGATTTTGATCTACTATTCGGAGCTTCTAAGTTGAAAATGAAAATCATCGAAATGCCTATTCATTATAAAGCCAGGATTGCCGGCAAGTCGAAAATGAAGCTTTTTAAAGATACGCTTTATTTTCTTAAGGCGAGTTGGCGGGGTTTTAACGACTTGGATTAA
- a CDS encoding class I SAM-dependent methyltransferase, whose product MNLPAAIKRIQFRTKELNDFTEYLYHPLIGLFYRHRFEMVRGLLDNKYDNILEIGFGPGALLPTLAGRCSMLYGIDIHNDVDKVGLVMKECGVKNIQLFFGDIRNMPFKDKAFNLVVCQSVLEHIKDLELAVNEISRVLKKGSSAIIGFPIRNKLSKALFAILGYDDKEIHPSGHKEILTNAKKKLALERSILYPKIFGLDNALYFVGKFRNEA is encoded by the coding sequence ATGAATTTACCCGCGGCAATAAAAAGGATACAGTTTAGGACTAAGGAATTAAACGATTTTACTGAGTATCTGTATCATCCTTTAATCGGCCTATTTTACAGGCATAGGTTTGAAATGGTAAGAGGCCTTTTAGACAATAAATACGATAATATCCTGGAAATTGGATTTGGCCCGGGGGCTCTTTTGCCTACTTTGGCAGGCAGATGTTCTATGCTGTACGGTATTGATATACATAATGACGTGGATAAAGTTGGGCTGGTAATGAAAGAGTGCGGGGTAAAAAATATTCAATTATTTTTTGGGGATATACGTAATATGCCATTTAAAGATAAGGCCTTTAATCTTGTAGTCTGCCAGAGCGTTTTGGAACATATAAAGGATTTAGAGCTGGCAGTTAATGAAATTAGCCGCGTTCTCAAAAAAGGCAGTAGTGCTATCATTGGTTTTCCGATTCGAAATAAACTAAGCAAAGCATTATTTGCGATATTGGGTTATGATGATAAAGAGATACACCCTTCGGGGCACAAGGAGATATTGACGAATGCGAAAAAGAAATTAGCGTTAGAACGTTCGATTTTGTACCCTAAAATCTTCGGGTTAGATAACGCATTATACTTTGTAGGTAAATTTAGGAATGAGGCATGA